The Longimicrobiales bacterium genome contains the following window.
AGCAACGGGCACCGCGACACCTTCAGCCGCCATCAGCCCGGCAGCGAAGTCTCCCTGATCGAACCAGAAGCCGGCCACGATAACGACCCCTCCCAGAACGAACATGACGTACATCATCGGGACGAGAATGCCCTGGTAGAGCTTCAGTCCCCGCATGTTGATGCCGACCGACGTCCACAAGAACGCCAGGGCGATACCGACCCGGATGGGCCCCGTATCGAGCGCAGCCGCCACGCCATCCATCCCTACCGCCGCAACGACGTCACGAATGAAGGGGATCATGAGGTAGGACACGACGCCTATCGCGATCGACAGACCGAACCACTGCGAGAAACTGGCGACAAAGCCCAGGTAGGGATTCAGTCCCCGACTCGCATAGATGTAGCTCCCGCCGGCTCTCGGCATGGCGGAGGCCAGGATCGCATAAGCGAGTGCTGCGAGGATCGCGGGCACCGCCGCGAATACATACGCAGAGAGGACGTATGGCCCGATTCCCGGGACACTCCGCTGGAGCATGAACGGCACGATATTGATGGCCGCCCCGAGCATTGAGCAGATCCCTGTCGCAGCAAGGCCCATGAGGCCGAGGCGGCGAGTCAGGCCGGTCGCGTTCGAAGCCGTTCCAGGCGTATCGGACATACGGGGTCTTGGTAGGAGTTGGCGGGGCGGGAGAAGCTGTCGGGTGGGCGTGGCTCGGCGCAAGCAAGTCGGTGAGCCGCCCGGTACCCCGCCCCTCACCGAGCCAGTGTCGATCGTCCCGAACTAGGCGGGATCGGCATCCCCCCGTCCCCCGATTCCCGCCAATCGCGGCAAGACCACCAACGCCATCGTCGCCGCTGTGGCCGTGCCCAGCATGACGGCCAAGCCGAACCTGCGCGTGGGCGGGAAGCTGGACATCACGAAGATCCCGAAGCCGGCGCAGATAATGGCCGTGGCACCCAGGACAGGCGCCCGGATCTGTGACAACGCCACCGCCCAGGGATATTCGGTCCGAAGGGCCTCGAGCCGCCTGACGCGCACGACGAGGTGGATCATCGAGTCCACGCCCATCGCCAAGGCGACGTTCGCGGCGGGCGAAGTAATGATGTCGACTGCGATCCCGAAGTGGCCGAACGTCCCGAGGACGACCAACGGGATCCCGGCCAGGCAGATCCACATCTTCGCCGTGACCGCCGCAGATCTCGACACGACGAACCCGAAGAGGATGAACAGCAGCAACAGGCCCCCGATGCCGACACGGAGGCTGGAGGCGATGAGATGTCCGAGTTGAGCCTGAAGATCGTACAGTCCGCTGACGAGAACCGGCTCGAGACCTGCATCCCGGGCGCTGCCACTGAGTCGTTCGATGACTTCGTCGCGCGACCCAGCACGAGTCGATTCGTGCATGCGCATGAAGTAGTGCCCCTGGTCGCGCTCTGGGGACACATAAGCCAGTCCGGCCCCTCCCAATTCGGGACTCGACGCCAGGTCTAGGAGGATCTCGAGGCTGAAGAAACGAGCCAGTGGCATCGTTCGCGCATGCCCGATCAGTGTCGCGGGTGACAGAACCATGCCGACGGCCGGATCGGCTTCGAGCGAGGCCTGGAAGACTTCCATCTTGGCGAAGACCTCGGGAGAGTCGAGACGACCCCCGCCCTGATCGCGTATGACGATATCGAGCGTGCTACTCCCCCCGTCCCGGTCGATCATCTCCAGACCTTCACGCAGCGGGTCGCCTGACGCGAAGTAGGTCAAGAGGCCTGGGTCGGTGTCTAACCGGAGGGTCCCCAATCCCAGTACGGCAATGATCACCCCAGCAACGACTACGGTCGAAGGGCCCGCTCGGGGGCTGCCCGTTGAACCTCCCACTTCGGATGCGGTCCTCACCTTGGCCCATCGTGCGAGGAACGCCGGATACACGGTATATGCGACGGCCATCGCGATAAGAGCGCCCACCGCTCCGGCCATACCCAATTCACGAAGAGGCTTTGCGGAAGCAGTCAGGAGACTGAGGAAACCGAGGAGCGTCGTGGTCATACTCCAGAACGACCCTTCAAGGGTGTCCCGCACACCCTCAGACAGAGCCAACTGTCGGTTCTGAGCACCCGTTCCTGTCCGCGTGGCGCGGGCCCAGTTCGCCGTAAGAAAAACGACGTGGGACAGCGTGAGCACGAACACAATCGTGACGAGATTCGCCGTCAACAATCCGATGGCAATCCCGGCCGACTGGATGATGACCAGCGTGACTGAGACCGCCACGAAACAGGTCACCAAAGTGCCCAGAACGATCGCGCCATCGCGATACACGAGACCGACAAGCAACGCGAAAAGGAGCACCGCAGCGAGGCTGAACACCACGAGATCCTGAAAGAGGTTTCGGCGAATCAGCTCCACGATCACCGGGACCCCGGACATGACGACCCCGAAGTCTGGACTGTCGAAGTCGGCGAGCACAGCCTCGACCCGTGGGAGAAGCACTTCCGGGTCCGTCCCGTCCACCATGATCAAGATGTTGGTCGCGAGCGAATCCGGCGTCAGTAGAATCTGAGCGAACATCGGACTTCGCCGCGGGTCCTCCGTTGCGATGCTGTACCGACCGTCGATGCCCTCAAGTGCGTAGAGAGCATCGGCGAGCGCCTCCACCCTGTTCTCGTATGCTCGCCGGTCGCCGA
Protein-coding sequences here:
- a CDS encoding MMPL family transporter, whose product is MLSKLWMRRGAAWGAIGMAVVGLLAVRLLVDLSPQVEEGFFFAEDDPQLEASREIASQYGSSPQIIVRAEDRVGDRRAYENRVEALADALYALEGIDGRYSIATEDPRRSPMFAQILLTPDSLATNILIMVDGTDPEVLLPRVEAVLADFDSPDFGVVMSGVPVIVELIRRNLFQDLVVFSLAAVLLFALLVGLVYRDGAIVLGTLVTCFVAVSVTLVIIQSAGIAIGLLTANLVTIVFVLTLSHVVFLTANWARATRTGTGAQNRQLALSEGVRDTLEGSFWSMTTTLLGFLSLLTASAKPLRELGMAGAVGALIAMAVAYTVYPAFLARWAKVRTASEVGGSTGSPRAGPSTVVVAGVIIAVLGLGTLRLDTDPGLLTYFASGDPLREGLEMIDRDGGSSTLDIVIRDQGGGRLDSPEVFAKMEVFQASLEADPAVGMVLSPATLIGHARTMPLARFFSLEILLDLASSPELGGAGLAYVSPERDQGHYFMRMHESTRAGSRDEVIERLSGSARDAGLEPVLVSGLYDLQAQLGHLIASSLRVGIGGLLLLFILFGFVVSRSAAVTAKMWICLAGIPLVVLGTFGHFGIAVDIITSPAANVALAMGVDSMIHLVVRVRRLEALRTEYPWAVALSQIRAPVLGATAIICAGFGIFVMSSFPPTRRFGLAVMLGTATAATMALVVLPRLAGIGGRGDADPA